The following proteins are co-located in the Abditibacteriaceae bacterium genome:
- the mgrA gene encoding L-glyceraldehyde 3-phosphate reductase: MSSYLAAPARYDAMKFNRSGRSGLKLPAVSLGLWHNFGGVDHLENARAMCRTAFDLGVTHFDLANNYGPPPGSAEENFGQILAKDFRGYRDELVISSKAGYGMWPGPYGDFGSRKYLISSLDQSLKRMNLDYVDIFYHHRPDNDTPLEETMSALAHTVTSGKALYVGISSYPADKAALAAQMLREMGAPCLIHQPAYSIFNRWIEGDLLATLEAEGVGCIAFSPLAQGMLTDKYLKGIEPGSRASKPSGFLKPEHITDEMLDKVRQLNHLATERGQTLAQMSLAWVLRHSAMTSVLIGASRPQQIVDCVGCLENLDFSAEELARIDAIAPA; encoded by the coding sequence ATGAGTTCTTACCTTGCAGCGCCCGCGCGCTACGATGCTATGAAATTCAACCGCAGTGGTCGTAGCGGTTTGAAATTGCCGGCAGTTTCGCTTGGGCTTTGGCACAACTTCGGCGGCGTCGATCACTTGGAAAACGCCCGCGCGATGTGTCGCACCGCGTTCGATTTGGGCGTCACGCATTTCGACCTTGCCAACAATTACGGCCCGCCTCCGGGTTCTGCCGAAGAAAACTTCGGACAAATTCTCGCCAAAGATTTTCGGGGCTACCGCGATGAACTCGTGATTTCGAGTAAGGCCGGATATGGAATGTGGCCCGGCCCTTACGGGGATTTCGGTTCGCGCAAGTATTTAATCTCCAGCCTCGACCAGAGCCTGAAGAGGATGAACCTCGATTACGTCGATATTTTCTATCATCACCGGCCTGACAACGACACGCCGCTCGAAGAAACGATGAGCGCCCTGGCGCACACGGTGACTTCGGGCAAAGCGCTGTATGTTGGAATTTCGAGCTATCCTGCCGACAAAGCGGCCCTTGCCGCGCAGATGCTGCGTGAAATGGGCGCGCCCTGTCTGATTCACCAGCCTGCTTACAGCATCTTCAATCGCTGGATCGAAGGAGATTTGCTGGCAACCTTGGAAGCGGAAGGTGTTGGCTGCATCGCGTTCTCGCCCCTGGCCCAGGGAATGTTGACCGATAAATATCTCAAAGGCATCGAACCCGGTTCGCGTGCTTCCAAGCCAAGCGGCTTCTTGAAGCCCGAGCACATCACCGACGAAATGTTGGACAAAGTACGTCAGCTGAACCATTTGGCGACCGAACGCGGCCAGACACTCGCGCAGATGTCGCTGGCGTGGGTGCTGCGCCATTCAGCGATGACTTCGGTGCTTATCGGAGCGAGCCGCCCGCAGCAAATTGTCGATTGCGTTGGGTGTCTGGAGAATCTCGACTTTTCTGCGGAAGAACTCGCGCGCATCGACGCGATTGCACCCGCTTAA
- a CDS encoding MG2 domain-containing protein, translating to MIPLFRRFAAVLLLLFCFALPSFAQRSITISAPHNFAPDKAVPFHVGGDGIDAARLRVWRLKGEARERLVYQGSLRRKKDDYRITFNVPLLQSGIYLAEAQHGVLVQTTTLRVTNIGLVTKRGARELLVYAVRLTSGLPFANANLRIADDGERDDNGKWTRRPQPIRNIKTNREGMVKVPAPESGNLRVVATGEGNYTQIEAPLGEENETSNKVLFYTERPVYRPGQRVYFKGLVRRDLSYWGDRGPQNALYAPTADAKVQLEVTDAADNKLQTIELKTNANGTFAGQTDLPSDAPIGRYSVEMKVQDGPNQETFYGRFAVQAYRKPEYEISATPLLGGKSWAVLGQSFQVRVVARYFFGAPVTNAKVRYSGDAEGETTLDEKGEAVITVANPRPETQPDEETTRSLNIQVIDATNRSVSTTVAVAAPWSEVIPSLTADRYAYNLQDVAKLTVTTRDPAGRPIKARAKVRLFFNRPVKTKNPDSLRVDTRIVETEFWNGTVETGANGTATISARLGRAGYLRASVSAADSAGRTHVESTNIWVLSPLETNYYGYEFPTLEVAPDRNEYVPGQEVRALVTTAHPGRTALITLEADKIYFARLVKLTRKAQTISFRIPHNAAPGAHFSVGFPLEGQWQSQTTYIKAQDPAKKLQIGIFADKGQYRPGDTASYTVVAKDGAGRPAAGEVSIAFVDKAIYSIAADETPEPYNFFYGPQPLRVSTNYFLPQELEGGAYQRIEKPVAVREKFLDTAYWNPFVITDSKGRASLKFPLPDNLTTWRATARGITRDTKAGVGYSETLVTKPLLVRLTLPRFVVQNDSLQALVVVNNNTKQTQNVRVSLRGEGLELVAVGAEFKGAQFGEVAAGRSTTFRWNLRANEVPKGGAARLTATARADEGTVETARTEDLTDAMLLRLPVLPRGVRVVQADSTSITTDATDATLGLDAPTGTIANAGRLEINVAPSLAGPMLAALPELQGYPYGCTEQTLSRFIPTVVAARTLKSLKKPLPESMKELPKMVSAGLTTLYGYQHGDGGWGWWREDDTDAFLTGYVLYGFALTKDAGFTVERGRVIRGLRSLQDQFRRDREVRSNGDTTGERAARLISPDVRAWMMLGYVSAIRSFGITPTELESKDDFPRAVYLLRDKLSNYSLAALTVAYARRNEATGAGYTQKTKIIRGKEAQIYLQKKNDAENLGRIYYLSKNGLVYYRDAKTKQPIWATTDKGLSVPAGLPDRALAPDSAALTQLLSLLESRAKTVASPSGTTIYWPSLANDGGWRDSDIETTALAIQALVAARPASPQIVPALRWLMNARRGTIWQSTKDSAQAVIALADYLRISQELSPDETVRVLVNGEEKLSAKFGPQDLALPDRRIVLENFDGAANIEIRREGSGAVYASARLTSFTTQGRDVPEDNGFKIERHYSVFQNGVWTETAQVPNGELVRVELRVQTPVSREYVLLEDPIPAGFEAREDDDERAWRIESKLQSGEIISGPDSLPSDWSKLPVTRRETRDDRVALFVSNLYSYKPRNGVPNTFVYRYILRPEQTGTRTALPARIETMYRPDINGRTAINELQVQ from the coding sequence ATGATTCCTCTTTTTCGTCGCTTTGCCGCCGTTCTTTTGTTGCTGTTTTGCTTTGCGTTGCCGTCTTTCGCGCAACGCTCGATTACGATTTCAGCGCCGCACAACTTTGCGCCGGATAAGGCGGTGCCATTTCATGTCGGCGGCGACGGCATCGATGCCGCGCGTTTGCGTGTCTGGCGTTTGAAAGGTGAAGCACGCGAGCGCCTCGTTTATCAGGGTTCGCTGCGCCGCAAGAAGGACGATTATCGCATCACGTTTAATGTGCCGCTTTTACAATCGGGCATTTATCTGGCCGAGGCACAACACGGCGTCCTGGTGCAAACCACAACGCTACGCGTGACGAATATCGGGCTTGTCACCAAGCGCGGCGCGCGCGAACTGCTCGTTTACGCGGTTCGACTGACTTCGGGTTTGCCATTCGCCAACGCCAATCTACGCATTGCCGACGATGGCGAACGCGATGACAATGGCAAATGGACACGTCGTCCGCAGCCGATACGAAACATCAAAACAAACCGCGAGGGCATGGTCAAAGTGCCCGCACCCGAGAGTGGCAATTTGCGCGTTGTCGCAACCGGCGAGGGCAACTACACACAGATCGAAGCGCCGTTGGGCGAAGAAAACGAAACCTCCAACAAGGTTTTGTTTTACACCGAGCGTCCGGTTTATCGTCCGGGCCAGCGCGTGTATTTCAAAGGACTTGTGCGCCGCGACCTTTCTTACTGGGGAGATCGCGGGCCGCAAAACGCGCTCTACGCGCCAACCGCCGATGCTAAAGTTCAGCTCGAAGTGACCGACGCCGCCGATAACAAACTCCAAACCATCGAATTAAAAACCAACGCGAATGGCACTTTCGCGGGCCAGACCGATTTGCCCTCCGATGCGCCAATTGGCCGCTATTCGGTTGAGATGAAAGTGCAGGACGGCCCCAACCAGGAAACCTTTTACGGACGTTTCGCCGTTCAGGCGTATCGCAAGCCCGAATACGAAATCTCCGCGACGCCGCTTTTAGGCGGAAAGTCGTGGGCCGTTCTGGGCCAGAGTTTCCAGGTGCGCGTGGTTGCGCGCTATTTCTTCGGCGCGCCCGTGACGAATGCAAAAGTCAGATATTCCGGCGATGCCGAAGGCGAAACAACTCTCGATGAAAAAGGCGAAGCGGTTATCACGGTTGCTAACCCGCGCCCCGAAACACAGCCCGACGAAGAAACCACCCGCAGCCTGAATATTCAGGTCATCGACGCCACAAACCGCAGCGTTTCAACTACTGTTGCCGTTGCCGCGCCGTGGAGCGAAGTCATTCCCTCGCTCACCGCCGACCGCTACGCCTACAACCTGCAGGATGTCGCCAAACTCACCGTCACCACGCGCGATCCGGCAGGTCGTCCCATCAAGGCTCGTGCGAAAGTGCGTTTGTTCTTCAATCGTCCGGTGAAAACCAAAAACCCCGATTCGCTGCGTGTCGATACCCGCATTGTCGAAACCGAATTTTGGAACGGTACGGTCGAAACCGGTGCTAACGGCACAGCGACCATTTCGGCGCGTTTAGGCCGCGCGGGTTACCTGCGCGCGAGCGTTTCCGCCGCCGATTCCGCCGGACGCACGCATGTCGAAAGCACCAACATCTGGGTTTTGTCGCCGCTCGAAACGAATTACTACGGCTACGAATTCCCGACACTCGAAGTCGCACCCGACCGCAACGAATACGTTCCCGGACAAGAAGTGCGCGCCTTGGTGACAACCGCGCATCCGGGCCGCACCGCTCTGATTACGCTCGAAGCCGACAAAATTTACTTCGCACGATTGGTAAAGCTCACCCGAAAAGCGCAAACCATTTCGTTCCGCATTCCGCACAACGCTGCGCCGGGCGCTCACTTCTCGGTTGGCTTCCCGCTTGAGGGCCAGTGGCAAAGCCAGACGACGTATATCAAAGCGCAAGACCCCGCGAAGAAACTGCAAATCGGCATCTTCGCCGATAAAGGCCAATATCGTCCGGGTGACACCGCTTCTTATACCGTCGTTGCAAAAGACGGCGCGGGCCGTCCCGCTGCGGGCGAAGTCTCGATTGCTTTTGTTGATAAGGCGATTTATTCCATTGCCGCCGACGAAACGCCCGAACCTTATAATTTCTTCTACGGCCCGCAACCGCTGCGCGTCTCGACCAATTACTTTCTGCCGCAAGAACTCGAAGGTGGTGCCTATCAGCGCATCGAAAAACCGGTCGCGGTGCGCGAAAAGTTTCTCGATACGGCCTACTGGAATCCATTCGTCATCACCGATAGCAAAGGCCGCGCGAGCCTGAAATTCCCGCTACCCGACAACCTCACGACATGGCGCGCAACGGCGCGAGGCATCACACGCGACACCAAAGCAGGCGTTGGTTATAGCGAAACGCTCGTCACCAAACCGCTTCTCGTGCGCCTCACGCTTCCGCGTTTCGTAGTGCAAAACGATTCGCTACAAGCCCTGGTTGTGGTGAACAACAACACCAAACAAACGCAAAATGTGCGCGTTTCGCTACGCGGCGAAGGCCTCGAACTTGTGGCAGTTGGAGCCGAATTCAAAGGCGCGCAATTCGGCGAAGTTGCAGCCGGACGCAGCACCACCTTCCGCTGGAATTTGCGCGCGAACGAAGTCCCCAAAGGCGGCGCGGCGCGTCTCACGGCAACCGCGCGCGCCGATGAAGGTACGGTCGAAACCGCCCGTACTGAAGACCTCACCGACGCGATGCTGCTTCGCTTGCCGGTTCTGCCGCGCGGCGTGCGCGTTGTCCAGGCCGATTCGACTTCAATTACGACTGACGCGACAGATGCAACGCTGGGGCTTGATGCACCAACGGGGACGATTGCCAATGCAGGCCGCTTGGAAATCAACGTTGCCCCAAGTCTCGCAGGGCCGATGCTGGCCGCGTTGCCCGAATTGCAAGGCTATCCGTATGGCTGCACCGAGCAAACACTGTCGCGCTTTATTCCTACTGTCGTCGCGGCGCGCACGCTGAAGAGTTTGAAAAAGCCGCTGCCCGAATCAATGAAAGAATTGCCGAAAATGGTTTCGGCTGGCCTCACGACACTTTACGGCTATCAGCACGGTGATGGCGGCTGGGGCTGGTGGCGTGAAGACGACACCGATGCGTTTTTGACGGGCTACGTTCTCTATGGTTTTGCCCTCACCAAAGATGCCGGTTTCACGGTTGAACGTGGGCGCGTGATTCGCGGTTTGCGTTCGCTTCAAGACCAATTCCGGCGCGACCGTGAAGTGCGCTCCAATGGTGACACAACCGGCGAACGCGCGGCACGCCTGATTTCGCCTGACGTGCGCGCGTGGATGATGCTCGGCTACGTTTCCGCGATTCGCAGCTTTGGGATTACGCCAACCGAACTCGAAAGCAAAGACGATTTCCCGCGCGCCGTTTACCTCTTGCGCGATAAGCTCTCGAACTATTCGCTGGCCGCGCTCACCGTCGCTTATGCGCGTCGCAACGAAGCGACTGGCGCCGGTTACACGCAGAAAACCAAAATCATTCGCGGCAAGGAAGCCCAGATTTATCTGCAAAAGAAAAACGACGCAGAAAACCTGGGGCGCATTTACTACCTGTCGAAAAATGGCCTCGTCTATTATCGCGACGCGAAAACCAAGCAGCCCATTTGGGCGACGACGGACAAAGGATTGTCGGTTCCGGCGGGCTTGCCCGACCGCGCGCTTGCGCCCGATTCCGCCGCGCTGACACAACTGCTTTCGCTTTTGGAATCGCGCGCGAAAACGGTTGCGTCGCCCTCGGGCACGACAATTTACTGGCCCAGCCTCGCTAACGACGGCGGCTGGCGCGACAGCGACATCGAAACGACAGCACTTGCAATTCAGGCGCTTGTTGCGGCCAGACCCGCTTCGCCGCAGATTGTTCCGGCGTTGCGCTGGCTGATGAACGCGCGTCGCGGCACCATCTGGCAGAGTACCAAAGACTCGGCGCAAGCGGTTATTGCGCTCGCCGATTATCTACGGATTTCACAAGAACTCTCGCCCGATGAAACAGTGCGCGTGTTGGTCAACGGCGAAGAAAAGTTGTCGGCCAAATTTGGTCCGCAAGACCTTGCCCTGCCCGACCGCCGCATCGTTCTGGAGAACTTCGACGGCGCGGCGAATATCGAAATCCGCCGCGAAGGAAGCGGTGCAGTTTATGCGTCGGCGCGGCTCACCAGCTTCACAACGCAAGGCCGCGACGTGCCGGAAGACAACGGTTTCAAAATCGAGCGGCACTATTCGGTGTTTCAGAATGGCGTCTGGACGGAAACCGCGCAGGTTCCCAATGGTGAACTGGTGCGCGTCGAGTTGCGTGTGCAAACGCCGGTTTCACGCGAATACGTTTTGCTCGAAGACCCGATTCCTGCCGGCTTTGAAGCGCGCGAAGACGATGATGAACGCGCGTGGCGAATCGAGTCCAAGCTCCAGTCAGGCGAAATCATTTCCGGCCCCGACTCGCTTCCGTCTGACTGGAGCAAGTTACCTGTCACGCGGCGCGAAACGCGCGACGACCGCGTCGCACTTTTCGTCTCGAATTTGTATTCCTACAAACCACGCAACGGCGTACCGAACACGTTCGTTTACCGTTATATCTTGCGGCCCGAACAAACCGGCACGCGCACCGCGCTTCCGGCCCGCATCGAAACCATGTATCGCCCCGACATCAACGGGCGCACGGCTATCAATGAAC